From a single Jatrophihabitans sp. genomic region:
- a CDS encoding UDP-N-acetylglucosamine 1-carboxyvinyltransferase: MVDEVGAAKDYARQVGTLIRDSRKNRGWTQAQLAETLGTSQSAINRIEQGNQNLSLELLTRISQALDSEIVSIGRARPPHLRVEGGRQLSGSIDVKTSKNAGVGLLCASLLNEGRTVLRKVARIEEVHRILEVLNSIGVRTRWLNADNDLEIVPPARLNLAGMNLEAARRTRSIIMFLAPLMHFEKSFELPYAGGCALGTRTVEPHMTALRPFGVQVEAAAGAYRVEVDPSVVPARPIVLTERGDTVTENALMAAARRVGVTVIRNASPNYMVQDLCFFLTELGVRVEGIGTTTLTVHGVPEIRRDVDYSPSEDPIEAMSLVTAAIVTGSEITINRVPIEFMEIELSLLEEMGLRYVSSPEYPAANGRTRLIDLTVLPSTLHAPLDKIHPMPFPGLNIDNLPFFALIAATAQGSTLIHDWVYDNRALYLTELTKLGAKVTLMDPHRIYVEGPTHWSGTEVICPPALRPAVVVLLAMLAAKGTSLLRNVYVIDRGYEQLAERLNLLGASIQPFRDV; encoded by the coding sequence ATGGTTGATGAAGTCGGTGCCGCGAAGGACTACGCCCGTCAGGTGGGGACGCTGATCCGCGATTCCCGGAAGAACCGCGGCTGGACGCAGGCCCAACTGGCCGAGACCCTGGGGACGTCGCAGAGCGCGATCAACCGGATCGAGCAGGGCAACCAGAACCTCAGCCTGGAGCTGCTGACCCGGATCAGCCAGGCCCTGGACTCCGAGATCGTCTCGATCGGCCGCGCCCGGCCGCCGCACCTGAGGGTCGAGGGCGGCCGGCAGCTGTCCGGCAGCATCGACGTCAAGACCAGCAAGAACGCCGGCGTCGGGCTGCTCTGCGCCTCGCTGCTCAACGAGGGGCGCACGGTGCTGCGCAAGGTGGCCCGGATCGAGGAGGTGCACCGGATCCTCGAGGTGCTCAACAGCATCGGGGTCCGCACCCGCTGGCTCAACGCCGACAACGACCTCGAGATCGTGCCGCCGGCCCGGCTCAACCTGGCCGGCATGAACCTCGAGGCCGCCCGCCGCACCCGCAGCATCATCATGTTCCTGGCGCCGCTGATGCACTTCGAGAAGTCCTTCGAGCTGCCCTACGCCGGTGGCTGCGCGCTGGGCACCAGGACCGTCGAGCCGCACATGACCGCGCTGCGGCCCTTCGGCGTGCAGGTCGAGGCCGCCGCGGGCGCCTACCGGGTCGAGGTCGACCCGTCCGTGGTGCCGGCCCGGCCGATCGTGCTGACCGAGCGCGGTGACACCGTCACCGAGAACGCCCTGATGGCGGCCGCCCGCCGGGTCGGCGTCACCGTGATCCGCAATGCCAGCCCGAACTACATGGTGCAGGACCTGTGCTTCTTTCTCACCGAACTGGGCGTGCGGGTCGAGGGAATCGGCACCACCACCCTCACGGTGCACGGTGTCCCCGAGATCCGCCGCGATGTCGACTACTCGCCGTCGGAGGACCCGATCGAGGCGATGAGCCTGGTGACGGCCGCGATCGTGACGGGGTCCGAGATCACCATCAACCGGGTGCCGATCGAGTTCATGGAGATCGAGCTGTCACTGCTGGAGGAGATGGGGCTGCGCTACGTCAGCAGCCCCGAGTACCCGGCCGCCAACGGGCGGACCCGGCTGATCGACCTGACCGTGCTGCCCTCCACGCTGCACGCGCCGCTGGACAAGATCCACCCGATGCCGTTTCCGGGCCTGAACATCGACAACCTGCCGTTCTTCGCGCTGATCGCCGCCACCGCCCAGGGCTCGACCCTGATCCACGACTGGGTCTATGACAACCGCGCGCTGTACCTCACCGAGCTGACCAAGCTCGGCGCGAAGGTGACCCTGATGGACCCGCACCGGATCTATGTCGAGGGGCCCACCCACTGGTCGGGCACCGAGGTGATCTGCCCGCCGGCGCTGCGGCCGGCCGTCGTGGTGCTGCTGGCGATGCTGGCGGCCAAGGGCACCTCGTTGCTGCGCAACGTCTACGTCATCGACCGGGGCTACGAGCAGTTGGCAGAGCGGTTGAACCTGCTCGGGGCCAGCATCCAGCCGTTCCGCGACGTCTGA
- a CDS encoding phosphoenolpyruvate carboxykinase (GTP), which produces MTSTVLRLDTAPTDHPGLLRWVRDTAELTEPDQIVWCDGSAEEWNRLTEQLVAAGTLTRLDDAKKPNSFYAASDPTDVARVEDRTFICSQNPADCGPTNNWMDPGDMKALLTERFRGSMRGRTMYVIPYCMGPLTADKPMLGVELTDSAYVVVSMHIMTRMGSQALELFVKDGVNQPYVAGLHSLGAPLAPGEADVAWPSNDTKYIVHFPEDRLIWSYGSGYGGNALLGKKCHSLRIASAQARNEGWLAEHMLILKLTSPQQKSYFVAAAFPSACGKTNLAMLDPTLPGWKVETIGDDIAWIRFGEDGRMYAVNPENGFFGVAPGTDWHTNPNAMRTIAKGNSLFTNVALTDDGDIWWEGMGEPPAHLTDWKGRDWEPGSSEAASHPNSRYCTPIEQCETKAPEWDDPRGVPLDAIFFGGRRKDTIPLVTEARDWQHGVFMGATLSSETTAAAAGKVGVVRRDPMAMLPFIGYHAGDYFAHWIEVGKSADAVKLPKIFYVNWFRRDADGGFLWPGFGENIRVLKWAIERIEGRAAALDTPIGRVPTPDALDVDGLELTEEQLSQALAVDAEQWRSEIPAIEEWFDKIGDKVPSSLRDELASLKLRLG; this is translated from the coding sequence ATGACGAGCACCGTTCTCCGCCTGGATACCGCCCCCACCGACCACCCCGGCCTGCTGCGCTGGGTGCGCGACACCGCCGAGCTGACCGAGCCGGATCAGATCGTGTGGTGTGACGGATCGGCCGAGGAGTGGAACCGGCTCACCGAGCAGCTCGTCGCGGCCGGCACCCTGACCCGGCTCGACGACGCCAAGAAGCCCAACTCCTTCTACGCCGCCTCCGACCCCACCGACGTCGCCCGGGTCGAGGACCGGACCTTCATCTGCTCGCAGAACCCCGCCGACTGCGGTCCCACCAACAACTGGATGGACCCGGGCGACATGAAGGCGCTGCTCACCGAGCGGTTCCGCGGTTCGATGCGCGGCCGCACCATGTACGTCATCCCGTACTGCATGGGACCGCTGACGGCCGACAAGCCGATGCTGGGCGTCGAGCTCACCGACTCGGCCTACGTGGTCGTCTCGATGCACATCATGACCCGGATGGGTTCCCAGGCCCTGGAGCTGTTCGTCAAGGACGGCGTGAACCAGCCCTACGTGGCCGGCCTTCACTCGCTCGGCGCGCCGCTGGCGCCGGGTGAGGCAGACGTCGCCTGGCCGTCCAACGACACCAAGTACATCGTGCACTTCCCCGAGGACCGGCTGATCTGGTCCTACGGCTCCGGTTACGGCGGCAACGCCCTGCTCGGCAAGAAGTGCCACTCGCTGCGGATCGCCTCGGCGCAGGCGCGCAACGAGGGCTGGCTGGCCGAGCACATGTTGATCCTGAAGCTGACCAGCCCGCAGCAGAAGTCCTACTTCGTGGCCGCGGCGTTCCCGTCGGCGTGCGGCAAGACCAACCTGGCGATGCTCGACCCGACGCTGCCCGGTTGGAAGGTCGAGACCATCGGCGACGACATCGCCTGGATCCGGTTCGGCGAGGACGGCCGGATGTATGCCGTCAACCCCGAGAACGGCTTCTTCGGGGTGGCCCCGGGCACCGACTGGCACACCAACCCCAACGCGATGCGCACGATCGCCAAGGGCAATTCGCTGTTCACCAACGTCGCGCTCACCGATGACGGCGACATCTGGTGGGAGGGCATGGGCGAGCCGCCGGCGCACCTGACCGACTGGAAGGGCCGCGACTGGGAGCCCGGCTCGTCCGAGGCAGCCTCACATCCCAACTCCCGGTACTGCACGCCGATCGAGCAGTGCGAGACCAAGGCGCCCGAGTGGGACGACCCGCGGGGCGTCCCGCTGGACGCGATCTTCTTCGGCGGCCGGCGCAAGGACACCATCCCGCTGGTGACTGAGGCGCGGGACTGGCAGCACGGCGTGTTCATGGGCGCCACCCTGTCCTCGGAGACCACCGCGGCCGCCGCCGGCAAGGTGGGCGTGGTGCGCCGGGACCCGATGGCCATGCTGCCCTTCATCGGCTATCACGCCGGGGACTACTTCGCGCACTGGATCGAGGTCGGCAAGAGCGCCGACGCCGTCAAGCTGCCCAAGATCTTCTACGTCAACTGGTTCCGCCGGGACGCCGACGGCGGGTTCCTGTGGCCCGGGTTCGGCGAGAACATCCGGGTGCTGAAGTGGGCGATCGAGCGGATCGAGGGCCGGGCTGCCGCCCTGGACACCCCGATCGGCCGGGTCCCGACCCCGGACGCCCTGGATGTGGACGGCCTGGAGCTGACCGAGGAGCAGTTGAGCCAGGCGCTGGCCGTCGACGCCGAGCAGTGGCGCTCGGAGATCCCGGCCATCGAGGAGTGGTTCGACAAGATCGGGGACAAGGTGCCGTCCTCGCTGCGCGACGAGCTGGCCTCGCTCAAGCTCCGGCTGGGCTGA
- a CDS encoding alpha/beta fold hydrolase → MTAVLPRTVRLHGHPLSYADVGAGPAVLFVHGLLGSHQHWTQLMLTLAAERRLIAPDLFGHGASAKPVGDYSLGAHAATLRDLLDRLEIGEVTLVGHSLGGGIAMQFGYLFPERVRRLVLVSSGGLGRELSLLLRAAALPGAELVLPVIASGWLRRRTATVAGGLGRLGVRASADVSEAWRGLGDLNGAESRRAFLATVRSVIDPGGQTVTAWDHLPMTGAVPTMLVWGAKDRIIPSWHAVTAQTGFPGCRVEIFERAGHFPHLAEPERFAGLLREFIADNG, encoded by the coding sequence ATGACCGCGGTGTTGCCCCGTACGGTCCGACTGCACGGCCACCCGCTCAGCTACGCCGACGTCGGCGCCGGGCCCGCGGTGCTGTTCGTCCACGGCCTGCTGGGCTCGCACCAGCACTGGACGCAGCTGATGCTGACCCTGGCAGCCGAGCGCCGGCTGATCGCACCGGACCTGTTCGGCCACGGCGCCTCGGCCAAGCCGGTCGGTGACTACTCCCTGGGCGCGCACGCCGCGACCCTGCGCGACCTGCTGGACCGGTTGGAGATCGGGGAGGTGACGCTGGTCGGGCATTCGCTCGGCGGCGGCATCGCCATGCAGTTCGGCTACCTGTTCCCCGAGCGGGTGCGGCGGCTGGTGCTGGTCAGCAGCGGCGGGCTCGGGCGCGAGTTGAGCCTGCTGCTGCGAGCGGCCGCGCTGCCCGGCGCCGAGCTGGTGCTGCCGGTGATCGCCTCGGGCTGGCTGCGCCGGCGGACCGCCACGGTCGCCGGCGGCCTGGGCCGGCTGGGCGTCAGGGCAAGCGCTGACGTGAGCGAGGCCTGGCGGGGGCTGGGCGACCTGAACGGGGCGGAGAGCCGGCGCGCCTTCCTGGCGACCGTCCGCTCGGTCATCGACCCGGGCGGGCAGACCGTGACGGCCTGGGATCACCTGCCGATGACCGGCGCGGTGCCGACGATGCTGGTCTGGGGCGCCAAGGACCGGATCATCCCGTCCTGGCATGCGGTCACCGCGCAGACCGGCTTCCCCGGCTGCCGGGTCGAGATCTTCGAACGGGCCGGGCACTTTCCGCACCTGGCCGAGCCCGAGCGGTTCGCCGGGCTGCTGCGCGAGTTCATCGCCGACAACGGCTGA
- a CDS encoding metallopeptidase TldD-related protein — MTSTTEAGAMAIQQLVEQALALSTMTGCLVIGEELTGANLRWAGNSLTTNGQMHSRKLTVISIFDGEQGTTAGVVSRAITGADELAALVAASEAAARAASPADDVAPLIEPYSHSDDWDAPAAVTGIEVFSDFAPALGRAFAAAEQADQLLYGYAEHLMASYFLASSTGLRRRHDQPSGRLEMNAKSRDLTRTAWAGAQTRDWSDIDVEAMTADLAKRLDWSATRIDLPAGRYETLLPPSAMADLMVYLYWHATARDAEEGRSVFAASDGKTRIGQVLAPLGITLCSDPAEPGMQAPGFQLTTVGGEESVFDNGAPAAAIRWIDDGVLANLQRTRNWAERTGQPYVPFVDNLIMTGPDGDGGKSLDELIAGTRRGLLLTCLWYIRTVDPQTLLVTGLTRDGVYLIEDGTVRGVVNNFRFNESPVDLLSRITEVGRTERTLPREWSDYFTRVAMPAVRVPDFYLSTVSQAS, encoded by the coding sequence ATGACCAGCACCACCGAAGCCGGCGCGATGGCCATCCAGCAGCTGGTGGAACAGGCCCTGGCGCTGTCCACCATGACCGGTTGCCTGGTGATCGGTGAGGAGCTGACCGGCGCGAACCTGCGCTGGGCGGGCAACAGCCTCACCACCAACGGCCAGATGCATTCCCGCAAGCTCACCGTGATCTCCATCTTCGACGGCGAGCAGGGCACCACGGCCGGAGTGGTGTCGCGCGCCATCACCGGCGCCGACGAGCTGGCCGCGTTGGTGGCGGCCAGCGAGGCGGCTGCCCGGGCCGCCTCGCCGGCTGATGACGTCGCGCCGCTGATCGAGCCCTACTCCCACTCCGACGACTGGGACGCGCCGGCCGCGGTCACCGGCATCGAGGTGTTCAGCGATTTCGCACCGGCCCTGGGCCGGGCCTTCGCGGCCGCCGAACAGGCCGACCAGTTGCTCTACGGCTACGCCGAGCACCTGATGGCCTCGTACTTCCTGGCCTCCTCCACCGGCCTGCGCCGCCGGCACGACCAGCCCAGCGGACGGCTGGAGATGAACGCCAAGTCCCGGGACCTGACCCGGACGGCCTGGGCCGGCGCGCAGACCCGCGACTGGAGCGACATCGACGTCGAGGCGATGACCGCGGACCTGGCCAAGCGACTGGACTGGTCCGCGACCCGGATCGACCTGCCGGCCGGCCGGTACGAGACGTTGCTGCCGCCTTCGGCGATGGCCGACCTGATGGTCTACCTGTACTGGCACGCCACCGCCCGCGACGCCGAGGAGGGGCGCAGCGTCTTCGCGGCCAGCGACGGCAAGACCCGGATCGGACAGGTGCTGGCCCCGCTCGGCATCACCCTGTGCTCGGACCCGGCGGAGCCGGGCATGCAGGCGCCGGGGTTCCAGCTGACCACCGTGGGCGGTGAGGAGTCGGTCTTCGACAACGGGGCGCCGGCGGCGGCCATCCGCTGGATCGACGACGGCGTGCTGGCGAACCTGCAGCGCACCCGGAACTGGGCCGAGCGCACCGGCCAGCCCTACGTGCCTTTCGTGGACAACCTGATCATGACCGGCCCGGACGGCGACGGCGGGAAGTCGCTGGACGAGCTGATCGCCGGCACCCGGCGCGGCCTGCTGCTGACCTGCCTGTGGTACATCCGGACGGTCGATCCGCAGACCCTGCTGGTGACCGGCCTGACCCGCGACGGGGTGTACCTGATCGAAGACGGCACGGTGCGCGGCGTGGTCAACAACTTCCGGTTCAACGAGTCTCCGGTCGACCTGCTGAGCCGGATCACCGAAGTGGGACGGACCGAGCGGACGTTGCCCCGGGAGTGGAGCGATTACTTCACCCGGGTCGCCATGCCGGCCGTCCGGGTGCCGGACTTCTACCTCTCCACTGTGAGCCAGGCCTCATAG
- a CDS encoding wax ester/triacylglycerol synthase family O-acyltransferase, giving the protein MLLPMSPTDSVFLSVESPQTPMHVGGLELFEPAADSGSASEIFEQLSSGDDVAPLFKKRARRSLASAGQWAWEEDRQFDLRHHVRHNSLPQPGRVLELLALCSRLHGTLLDRQRPLWELHFIEGLADGRFALYLKVHHALLDGLSAQRLLQRILTKDPATRDLPPPWANRPAPVRPAAPARPDGPAQPDGPAQQDGPARQDEPARQDEPARQDGPARQDEPARQDGPAQPSPEEVVANLLRATRAVAADVAGIPAALARTVNRGLQAQGAPISFAAPRSMLNVPISGSRRFAAQSWPLERIHRIRRGAGCTVNDVVLATCSGALRTYLSSFDALPESPLIAMVPVALRVRDRHRESGNALGAVMCDLGTHLAEPADRLDTVRRSMKEGKQALSELTPLQIVAMTGLGMSPLMLQSIPGYAELLRPPFNLIISNVPGPRAPLYLNGARLAGIYPLSIPYHGQALNITCTSYADELSFGLTGCRRTVPHLQRMLGYLEDELTALEQAVG; this is encoded by the coding sequence GTGCTGCTGCCGATGTCACCGACGGACTCGGTGTTCCTCTCCGTCGAGTCCCCGCAGACACCGATGCACGTCGGCGGCCTGGAGCTGTTCGAGCCGGCCGCTGACTCCGGCAGCGCCAGCGAGATCTTCGAGCAGCTGAGCTCCGGCGACGACGTGGCGCCGCTGTTCAAGAAACGGGCCCGCCGCTCGCTTGCCAGCGCGGGCCAGTGGGCCTGGGAAGAGGACCGGCAGTTCGACCTGCGCCACCACGTCCGGCACAACTCGCTGCCGCAGCCCGGCCGGGTGCTGGAGCTGCTGGCGCTGTGCTCGCGGCTGCACGGCACCCTGCTGGACCGGCAACGCCCGCTGTGGGAGCTGCACTTCATCGAGGGCCTGGCCGACGGCCGGTTCGCGCTCTACCTCAAGGTGCACCACGCGCTGCTGGACGGGTTGTCGGCCCAGCGGTTGCTGCAGCGGATCCTGACCAAGGACCCGGCCACCCGCGACCTGCCGCCGCCCTGGGCCAACCGCCCGGCTCCCGTGCGCCCGGCCGCGCCGGCGAGGCCGGACGGACCGGCCCAGCCGGACGGACCCGCTCAGCAGGACGGACCCGCGAGGCAGGACGAGCCCGCGAGGCAGGACGAGCCCGCGAGGCAGGACGGGCCCGCGAGGCAGGACGAGCCCGCGAGGCAGGACGGGCCCGCCCAGCCGAGTCCGGAAGAAGTGGTGGCCAACCTGCTGCGCGCCACCCGGGCCGTCGCCGCCGACGTGGCGGGCATCCCGGCGGCGCTGGCGCGCACCGTCAACCGCGGCCTGCAGGCCCAGGGCGCGCCGATCTCGTTCGCGGCCCCCCGGTCGATGCTCAACGTGCCGATCTCGGGTTCGCGCCGGTTCGCCGCCCAGTCCTGGCCGCTGGAACGGATCCACCGGATCCGCCGGGGCGCCGGCTGCACCGTCAACGACGTGGTGCTCGCCACCTGCTCGGGCGCGCTACGCACCTACCTGAGCAGCTTCGACGCCCTCCCCGAGTCGCCGCTGATCGCGATGGTGCCGGTGGCGCTGCGGGTCCGGGACCGGCACCGGGAATCGGGCAACGCCCTCGGCGCGGTGATGTGCGACCTCGGGACTCACCTCGCCGAGCCGGCTGACCGGTTGGACACGGTGCGGCGCTCGATGAAGGAGGGCAAGCAGGCGCTGTCGGAGCTGACCCCGCTGCAGATCGTGGCGATGACCGGCCTGGGCATGAGCCCGCTGATGCTGCAGTCGATTCCCGGCTACGCCGAGCTGCTCCGGCCGCCGTTCAACCTGATCATCTCCAACGTGCCGGGCCCGCGTGCCCCGCTCTACCTCAACGGCGCCCGGCTGGCCGGCATCTACCCGCTGTCCATCCCCTATCACGGGCAGGCGTTGAACATCACCTGCACCAGCTACGCCGACGAGCTGTCCTTCGGCCTGACCGGCTGCCGGCGCACCGTCCCGCACCTGCAGCGGATGCTCGGCTACCTCGAGGACGAGCTGACCGCGCTGGAGCAGGCGGTCGGCTGA
- a CDS encoding aminoglycoside phosphotransferase family protein, with the protein MPAAEPTIAERLERVVAELLGVAVTAVRPLQPEASTGRAFAITLDDGRAVVAKLSQPGHSVAPMARNLEVLGGLGVPAPRVLGAGSWDGDPPREVLVMSRLPGRDLRQVLPVMTRDQLSVLAREVIGIQGVVAGLPVHGDCGYVAIGEPGRRSWLDMVRHPNSHRYADPLPPDTVPLAPRLWQLIDAAAERLARVRPVCFLDDLTTKNVLIDGGRLSGVVDFDWICQGDPRFHLGLTAAAVVTVEHARWGGHYVSELVRAAGLAAEDQRFIDLYTALFLINFLGAESPHRPGPWRARAAQVAHAALDRATAFFG; encoded by the coding sequence GTGCCCGCGGCGGAACCGACCATTGCCGAGCGGCTCGAGAGGGTCGTGGCCGAGCTGCTCGGCGTTGCGGTCACCGCCGTGCGTCCGCTGCAGCCCGAGGCCTCGACCGGGCGCGCGTTCGCGATAACGCTGGACGACGGTCGGGCAGTCGTGGCCAAGCTCTCCCAGCCCGGCCACTCCGTCGCCCCGATGGCGCGCAACCTCGAGGTGCTGGGTGGGCTGGGGGTGCCGGCGCCGCGGGTGCTGGGCGCCGGATCGTGGGACGGCGACCCGCCGCGCGAGGTGTTGGTCATGTCGAGGTTGCCCGGACGGGACCTGCGCCAGGTGCTGCCGGTGATGACCAGGGACCAGCTCAGCGTGCTGGCCCGGGAGGTGATCGGCATCCAGGGCGTGGTGGCCGGCCTGCCGGTGCACGGCGACTGCGGCTATGTCGCGATCGGTGAGCCGGGCCGGCGCAGCTGGCTGGACATGGTCCGCCATCCCAACAGCCACCGCTACGCCGACCCGCTGCCACCCGACACCGTTCCGCTCGCGCCGCGGTTGTGGCAGCTGATCGACGCGGCAGCCGAACGCCTGGCCCGGGTGCGGCCGGTGTGCTTTCTCGATGACCTGACGACGAAGAACGTGCTGATCGACGGTGGCCGGCTCTCGGGGGTAGTGGATTTCGACTGGATCTGCCAGGGCGATCCTCGCTTCCACCTCGGTCTCACGGCGGCCGCGGTGGTCACGGTCGAGCACGCGCGCTGGGGCGGGCACTACGTGAGCGAACTCGTCCGCGCCGCCGGCCTGGCCGCCGAGGACCAGCGGTTCATCGACCTCTACACCGCGCTGTTCCTCATCAACTTCCTCGGCGCGGAGAGTCCCCACCGTCCGGGCCCCTGGCGGGCCCGGGCGGCGCAGGTCGCGCACGCGGCGCTCGATCGCGCGACGGCCTTCTTCGGTTGA
- a CDS encoding nuclear transport factor 2 family protein yields MPDLSRTITDYIASWNETDPHRRAELIAAVWREDGRYVDSMTEALGRQQIGAMIAGVQQQVPDSAFSLIGEVQPHHDVARFRWQLGPAGGPPLLTGLDVAIFDADGRLRQLIGFWDQQPQG; encoded by the coding sequence GTGCCCGATCTTTCCCGGACGATCACCGACTACATCGCCAGCTGGAACGAGACCGACCCGCACCGGCGTGCCGAGCTGATCGCGGCGGTCTGGCGCGAGGACGGCCGCTATGTCGACTCGATGACCGAGGCGCTGGGCAGGCAGCAGATCGGGGCGATGATCGCCGGAGTCCAGCAGCAGGTCCCCGACAGCGCCTTCAGCCTGATCGGAGAGGTCCAACCGCACCACGACGTCGCCAGGTTCCGCTGGCAGCTCGGCCCGGCCGGCGGCCCGCCGCTGCTCACCGGTCTCGACGTCGCGATCTTCGACGCCGACGGCCGCCTGCGCCAGCTGATCGGATTCTGGGACCAGCAGCCGCAAGGCTGA
- a CDS encoding TldD/PmbA family protein has protein sequence MASIDAAFLALPAASLADAALSRARELGASHADFRLERIRVASLTLRDGRLDASTDDEDLGLAVRVVHEGAWGFASGIDRTPEAAARLAEQAVATAKLSRVLSSDPVELAAEPVYPDASWVSAYDINPFEVAQADRLARLSELSERLRSADGVDHVDVNLIQVLENKFYADTAGTLTTQQRVRLHPEFTAVQVDRANGGFSSMRSLAPPAGRGWEYLTGTGWDFDAELAELPELLAEHVKAPAVQPGRYDLVIDPSNLWLTIHESIGHATELDRALGYEAAYAGTSFATFDKLGSFQYGSPIMNVTGDRTVRHGLSSVGYDDEGVATGDFDIITDGVLVGYQLNRQMAAAKGLGRSNGCAFADSSGHIPLQRMANVSLQPSPEGGSTQDLIGGVERGIYVVGDKSWSIDMQRYNFQFTGQRFFKISNGRLAGQLRDVAYQASTPEFWGSMAATGGPQTYVLGGAFNCGKGQPGQVAAVSHGCPSALFSNVNVLNTVSEGGR, from the coding sequence ATGGCCAGCATCGACGCCGCGTTCCTCGCCCTGCCAGCCGCCAGCCTCGCCGACGCGGCGCTGAGCCGAGCCCGCGAGCTCGGCGCCTCGCATGCCGACTTCCGGCTGGAACGCATTCGGGTCGCGTCGCTGACCCTGCGCGACGGCCGGCTCGACGCCAGCACCGACGACGAGGACCTCGGCCTGGCGGTCCGGGTCGTGCACGAGGGCGCCTGGGGTTTCGCCAGCGGCATCGACCGCACGCCCGAGGCCGCCGCCCGGCTGGCCGAGCAGGCGGTGGCCACCGCCAAGCTGAGCCGGGTGCTCAGCTCCGATCCGGTGGAGCTGGCCGCCGAGCCGGTTTACCCCGATGCCAGCTGGGTGTCCGCCTACGACATCAACCCCTTCGAGGTGGCTCAGGCCGATCGGCTCGCCAGGCTCTCCGAGCTGTCGGAGCGGCTGCGCAGCGCGGACGGGGTCGACCACGTCGACGTCAACCTGATCCAGGTGCTGGAGAACAAGTTCTACGCCGACACCGCCGGCACGCTCACCACCCAGCAACGGGTGCGGCTGCATCCGGAGTTCACCGCCGTGCAGGTCGACCGGGCCAACGGCGGGTTCTCCTCGATGCGCTCGCTGGCCCCGCCGGCCGGGCGCGGCTGGGAGTACCTGACCGGAACCGGGTGGGACTTCGACGCCGAGCTGGCCGAACTGCCCGAGCTGCTCGCCGAGCATGTCAAGGCGCCCGCGGTGCAGCCCGGCCGCTACGACCTGGTCATCGACCCGTCCAATCTGTGGCTCACCATTCACGAGTCGATCGGCCACGCCACCGAGCTGGACCGGGCGCTGGGCTACGAGGCGGCCTATGCCGGAACCTCGTTCGCCACCTTCGACAAGCTCGGCAGCTTTCAGTACGGCAGCCCGATCATGAACGTGACCGGTGATCGCACCGTGCGCCACGGCCTGTCCAGCGTCGGCTACGACGACGAGGGGGTGGCCACCGGCGACTTCGACATCATCACCGACGGCGTCCTGGTCGGGTACCAGCTGAACCGGCAGATGGCGGCGGCCAAGGGACTGGGCCGCTCCAACGGCTGCGCCTTCGCCGACTCCTCGGGTCACATTCCCCTGCAGCGGATGGCCAACGTGTCACTGCAACCGAGCCCGGAGGGTGGCTCCACCCAGGACCTGATCGGCGGCGTCGAGCGGGGCATCTACGTGGTGGGCGACAAGTCCTGGTCGATCGACATGCAGCGTTACAACTTCCAGTTCACCGGCCAGCGGTTCTTCAAGATCTCCAACGGCCGGCTGGCCGGCCAGCTGCGCGATGTCGCCTACCAGGCCAGCACCCCGGAGTTCTGGGGTTCGATGGCGGCCACCGGCGGGCCGCAGACCTACGTGCTGGGCGGCGCCTTCAACTGCGGCAAGGGCCAGCCCGGCCAGGTGGCCGCGGTGTCGCACGGCTGCCCGTCAGCGCTGTTCAGCAACGTCAACGTCCTCAACACCGTCAGCGAAGGTGGCCGATGA
- a CDS encoding GNAT family N-acetyltransferase → MSELLRLELMTEDHLADFEQFLDDPDVLRFTRLPDPPPPGYATEWFDRCLIGRQNGTMEVFAAVAPDGTFLGIAIAPHIDAEAREMELGCMVTRAARGRGVATEMLRQLTDWAFTERQVLRATVLMDVNHVASQLVAARAGYTFEGVLRSAHFKQGIRSDIQLWSRLPTDGPAGDHGD, encoded by the coding sequence ATGAGCGAGCTGCTGCGGCTGGAACTGATGACCGAAGACCACCTCGCCGACTTCGAGCAGTTCCTCGACGATCCGGACGTGTTGAGGTTCACCCGGCTGCCTGATCCCCCGCCACCCGGCTACGCCACCGAGTGGTTCGACCGCTGCCTCATCGGCCGGCAGAACGGCACCATGGAGGTGTTCGCGGCGGTGGCTCCCGACGGGACGTTCCTCGGGATCGCCATAGCCCCGCACATCGACGCCGAAGCCCGCGAGATGGAGCTGGGCTGCATGGTCACCCGGGCGGCCCGGGGCCGGGGCGTGGCCACCGAGATGCTGCGCCAGCTGACGGACTGGGCCTTCACCGAGCGTCAGGTGCTGCGGGCCACCGTGCTCATGGACGTGAACCACGTGGCCTCGCAGCTGGTGGCCGCCCGGGCCGGTTACACCTTCGAGGGCGTGCTCCGGTCCGCCCACTTCAAGCAGGGCATCCGTTCCGACATCCAGCTCTGGTCCCGGCTGCCCACCGACGGCCCTGCCGGCGATCACGGCGACTGA